The Setaria italica strain Yugu1 chromosome IX, Setaria_italica_v2.0, whole genome shotgun sequence genome has a window encoding:
- the LOC101753925 gene encoding uncharacterized protein LOC101753925 isoform X3, whose protein sequence is MDAVVCGTCGSGSSPHLIVNCAGCNASEHRYCMKVLTYVIPNEWYCAGCQEYANGCPNPSQGGQTELQKPWHGCDKMKERETANMHLSHNNVAHQINPRSSNKFGNAKVKFISSEEVALLNRGRPPYVRSRFAVCPSKGHPSSPPNTKHSPNLKCISPSRSDTQVQALKRCAAASHDQTKIEDRSYFAKCQRKIHPASPPSVKQPSSMKSISPSRSDMQFQTLKQCAAASRDPAKIEGRPDFAMRRSQVHPASPPHVTLSASVGSDTGSKSEAESLNQNRGVILSINPSMEYTRRPPPAICWMFKAQFPSKVSSKVYDIVKMIPSNLELELLPRMNDWPKSFEACRPVYEDIGLFFFPNEPDGRKKHSYLFEESNNYVLRARINGIKLLIYSSEVLPHDSQWIDGECYLWGVFVRLEGKSVPRQFGPTTT, encoded by the exons ATG GATGCCGTGGTGTGTGGGACATGTGGCAGTGGTAGCAGCCCTCATCTGATTGTAAACTGTGCTGGGTGCAATGCTTCTGAGCACCG TTATTGTATGAAGGTGTTGACATATGTGATTCCAAATGAATGGTATTGTGCTGGATGCCAGGAGTATGCTAACGGGTGCCCAAATCCTAGTCAAG GTGGGCAAACTGAGCTCCAAAAGCCATGGCATGGTTGTGATAAGATGAAGGAAAGGGAAACTGCGAACATGCACCTCAGTCACAACAATGTGGCACATCAAATTAATCCCAGATCTTCAAATAAATTTGGAAATGCTAAGGTGAAATTCATTTCTTCAGAAGAAGTGGCATTATTGAATAGAGGGAGGCCACCATATGTTAGGTCAAGATTTGCTGTGTGCCCAAGTAAAGGTCATCCGTCATCACCTCCAAATACAAAACATTCGCCCAATTTGAAGTGCATATCCCCCAGCAGGAGTGACACACAAGTGCAAGCCCTGAAACGATGTGCTGCTGCAAGTCATGATCAAACAAAAATTGAGGATAGGTCATATTTTGCTAAGTGCCAAAGGAAGATTCATCCTGCATCTCCTCCAAGTGTGAAGCAGCCATCCAGTATGAAGTCAATATCCCCCAGTAGGAGTGATATGCAATTCCAAACCCTGAAACAATGTGCTGCTGCAAGTCGTGATCCAGCAAAGATTGAGGGCAGGCCAGATTTTGCTATGCGGCGAAGTCAAGTTCATCCTGCGTCTCCTCCACATGTGACATTATCTGCTTCAG TAGGCAGTGATACTGGAAGCAAATCTGAAGCGGAGTCTCTGAACCAGAATAGAGGTGTGATACTCTCCATCAATCCAAGTATGGAGTATACAAGACGCCCACCACCTGCAATTTGTTGGAT GTTCAAAGCTCAGTTTCCATCAAAAGTGTCATCCAAAGTTTATGATATTGTGAAGATGATACCCAGTAATCTAGAGTTGGAGTTATTACCTCGAATGAATGACTGGCCAAAGTCTTTTGAGGCTTGTCGTCCAGTTTATGAAGACATCGGTTTGTTCTTCTTTCCTAATGAACCTGATGG GCGTAAAAAGCACTCTTATCTTTTCGAAGAATCCAATAATTATGTTCTAAGGGCACGTATTAATGGCATAAAGTTGTTGATATATTCGTCAGAAGTGCTTCCGCATGACTCTCAAT GGATAGATGGTGAGTGCTACTTATGGGGAGTTTTTGTGAGGTTGGAGGGAAAGAGCGTACCTCGGCAATTTGGTCCAACCACTACATGA
- the LOC101753925 gene encoding uncharacterized protein LOC101753925 isoform X4 codes for MDAVVCGTCGSGSSPHLIVNCAGCNASEHRYCMKVLTYVIPNEWYCAGCQEYANGCPNPSQGGQTELQKPWHGCDKMKERETANMHLSHNNVAHQINPRSSNKFGNAKVKFISSEEVALLNRGRPPYVRSRFAVCPSKGHPSSPPNTKHSPNLKCISPSRSDTQVQALKRCAAASHDQTKIEDRSYFAKCQRKIHPASPPSVKQPSSMKSISPSRSDMQFQTLKQCAAASRDPAKIEGRPDFAMRRSQVHPASPPHVTLSASGSDTGSKSEAESLNQNRGVILSINPSMEYTRRPPPAICWMFKAQFPSKVSSKVYDIVKMIPSNLELELLPRMNDWPKSFEACRPVYEDIGLFFFPNEPDGRKKHSYLFEESNNYVLRARINGIKLLIYSSEVLPHDSQWIDGECYLWGVFVRLEGKSVPRQFGPTTT; via the exons ATG GATGCCGTGGTGTGTGGGACATGTGGCAGTGGTAGCAGCCCTCATCTGATTGTAAACTGTGCTGGGTGCAATGCTTCTGAGCACCG TTATTGTATGAAGGTGTTGACATATGTGATTCCAAATGAATGGTATTGTGCTGGATGCCAGGAGTATGCTAACGGGTGCCCAAATCCTAGTCAAG GTGGGCAAACTGAGCTCCAAAAGCCATGGCATGGTTGTGATAAGATGAAGGAAAGGGAAACTGCGAACATGCACCTCAGTCACAACAATGTGGCACATCAAATTAATCCCAGATCTTCAAATAAATTTGGAAATGCTAAGGTGAAATTCATTTCTTCAGAAGAAGTGGCATTATTGAATAGAGGGAGGCCACCATATGTTAGGTCAAGATTTGCTGTGTGCCCAAGTAAAGGTCATCCGTCATCACCTCCAAATACAAAACATTCGCCCAATTTGAAGTGCATATCCCCCAGCAGGAGTGACACACAAGTGCAAGCCCTGAAACGATGTGCTGCTGCAAGTCATGATCAAACAAAAATTGAGGATAGGTCATATTTTGCTAAGTGCCAAAGGAAGATTCATCCTGCATCTCCTCCAAGTGTGAAGCAGCCATCCAGTATGAAGTCAATATCCCCCAGTAGGAGTGATATGCAATTCCAAACCCTGAAACAATGTGCTGCTGCAAGTCGTGATCCAGCAAAGATTGAGGGCAGGCCAGATTTTGCTATGCGGCGAAGTCAAGTTCATCCTGCGTCTCCTCCACATGTGACATTATCTGCTTCAG GCAGTGATACTGGAAGCAAATCTGAAGCGGAGTCTCTGAACCAGAATAGAGGTGTGATACTCTCCATCAATCCAAGTATGGAGTATACAAGACGCCCACCACCTGCAATTTGTTGGAT GTTCAAAGCTCAGTTTCCATCAAAAGTGTCATCCAAAGTTTATGATATTGTGAAGATGATACCCAGTAATCTAGAGTTGGAGTTATTACCTCGAATGAATGACTGGCCAAAGTCTTTTGAGGCTTGTCGTCCAGTTTATGAAGACATCGGTTTGTTCTTCTTTCCTAATGAACCTGATGG GCGTAAAAAGCACTCTTATCTTTTCGAAGAATCCAATAATTATGTTCTAAGGGCACGTATTAATGGCATAAAGTTGTTGATATATTCGTCAGAAGTGCTTCCGCATGACTCTCAAT GGATAGATGGTGAGTGCTACTTATGGGGAGTTTTTGTGAGGTTGGAGGGAAAGAGCGTACCTCGGCAATTTGGTCCAACCACTACATGA
- the LOC111258472 gene encoding uncharacterized protein LOC111258472, with protein sequence MAEGDEGCSAGRRKITARKKSKGLHKTYQQEEKRYLWLRSGRPVCLVLASIAKPYAWNQKCQHPHAIPSSGRKRRGGVPMLMCIAPCTVCNKMRGATTATYLTHHFALQLKNHAVEYTNSEPI encoded by the exons ATGGCGGAAGGCGACGAAGGTTGCAGCGCTGGGCGGAGGAAGATAACGGCGCGCAAGAAATCTAAAG GACTGCATAAAACGTACCAACAAGAAGAAAAACGCTACCTTTGGCTACGATCTGGGCGCCCTGTTTGCCTCGTGTTGGCATCTATAGCAAAACCATATGCGTGGAATCAGAAATGTCAACACCCGCATGCAATACCTTCG TCAGGTaggaaaagaagaggaggagtaCCAATGCTCATGTGCATTGCACCGTGCACAGTTTGCAATAAGATGAGGGGCGCTACCACTGCCACATATCTCACACACCACTTCGCCCTGCAGTTAAAAAATCATGCAGTCGAATACACAAATTCTGAGCCCATCTAA
- the LOC111258471 gene encoding ice-structuring glycoprotein-like, which yields MGLCGSSRDIQRRVAPLHALGMGLTEARVEAAPAAPGAAVPDAAAGASAVAPDAAGLADGPGTRAAVLVEVAADVVDANARPDPSAAATVSVTAAGAGVPVIAASFIAATEAGVPAPVVAAEAGTPTSAAAATFVAAPWADVPASAAAAAFVAATGAGVLASPTAAVPVVAAGADSLSSVATAIPVMVVGATASVSGTAVGAACSSSASSSRSITTPVGGPLGAMPCPAGSAEEVEGGTGVRPCPVPGCGTTPPVAATGATSAVGSAVSLVTPPLAADRVAVRPAEVEDTRSAFFGASDGTKSRGGGTMKQQKRTSAKMARCQERNKTREEFPLTLPQHEGGACALPPSLMPTSGHPATAACRYSSAPGPQAEGRGSAPSIPEARSAPTPGARPQSFAGLSLGQVAHSLRPPRPFGSAAPG from the coding sequence ATGGGCCTGTGCGGGTCATCGCGGGACATCCAGCGCAGGGTAGCCCCACTCCACGCCTTGGGAATGGGACTGACTGAGGCAAGGGTAGAGGCCGCTCCGGCCGCCCCCGGCGCTGCCGtcccggacgccgccgccggggcaagCGCCGTCGCCCCAGATGCTGCTGGCCTCGCCGACGGTCCCGgcacgcgcgccgccgtccttgTTGAGGTCGCCGCGGACGTCGTCGACGCCAACGCGCGTCCCgacccgtccgccgccgccaccgtctccgtcaCGGCAGCCGGAGCAGGTGTTCCTGTCATCGCCGCGTCCTTCATCGCGGCCACCGAGGCTGGCGTCCCCGCTCCTGTCGTGGCCGCCGAAGCAGGcacccccacctccgccgccgctgctaccTTCGTTGCGGCTCCCTGGGCGGatgtccccgcctccgccgccgccgctgctttcGTCGCAGCCACCGGGGCGGGCGTCCTCGCCTCCCCCACTGCCGCTGTCCCCGTCGTGGCCGCGGGGGCAGACTCTCTCTCCTCCGTCGCCACCGCCATCCCCGTCATGGTCGTTGGGGCAACCGCCTCCGTCTCCGGCACCGCCGTCGGAGCCGcatgctcctcctccgcctcgtcgtcgaggtCTATCACCACCCCAGTCGGAGGACCCCTAGGGGCAATGCCCTGCCCCGCAGGGTCGGCCGAAGAGGTAGAGGGCGGAACAGGGGTCAGACCCTGCCCCGTGCCCGGCTGTGGCACCACTCCTCCAGTTGCGGCCACAGGAGCCACCTCCGCGGTAGGGTCCGCGGTCTCCCTGGTGACACCTCCGCTCGCTGCCGACAGGGTCGCGGTCCGTCCCGCGGAGGTGGAAGacacccgcagcgccttcttcggcgccagTGACGGAACGAAGTCCCGGGGGGGCGGCACTATGAAACAACAAAAAAGAACATCAGCAAAAATGGCTCGATGCCAGGAAAGGAACAAGACGCGCGAGGAATTTCCACTTACACTCCCCCAGCATGAGGGTGGCGCGTGCGCTTTGCCTCCGAGCCTGATGCCCACCTCGGGGCATCCGGCAAcggccgcttgccgctactCCTCTGCTCCTGGGCCGCAGGCAGAGGGACGGGGGTCGGCTCCGTCGATTCCTGAGGCGCGCTCCGCACCGACCCCTGGGGCGCGGCCCCAGAGCTTTGCGGGGCTGAGTCTCGGGCAGGTGGCCCACTCGCTTCGTCCCCCACGGCCGTTTGGGAGCGCGGCTCCCGGATAA
- the LOC101753925 gene encoding uncharacterized protein LOC101753925 isoform X1 — protein sequence MDAVVCGTCGSGSSPHLIVNCAGCNASEHRYCMKVLTYVIPNEWYCAGCQEYANGCPNPSQGGQTELQKPWHGCDKMKERETANMHLSHNNVAHQINPRSSNKFGNAKVKFISSEEVALLNRGRPPYVRSRFAVCPSKGHPSSPPNTKHSPNLKCISPSRSDTQVQALKRCAAASHDQTKIEDRSYFAKCQRKIHPASPPSVKQPSSMKSISPSRSDMQFQTLKQCAAASRDPAKIEGRPDFAMRRSQVHPASPPHVTLSASVGSDTGSKSEAESLNQNRGVILSINPSMEYTRRPPPAICWMGCFHVSDVGINLNLGRFKAQFPSKVSSKVYDIVKMIPSNLELELLPRMNDWPKSFEACRPVYEDIGLFFFPNEPDGRKKHSYLFEESNNYVLRARINGIKLLIYSSEVLPHDSQWIDGECYLWGVFVRLEGKSVPRQFGPTTT from the exons ATG GATGCCGTGGTGTGTGGGACATGTGGCAGTGGTAGCAGCCCTCATCTGATTGTAAACTGTGCTGGGTGCAATGCTTCTGAGCACCG TTATTGTATGAAGGTGTTGACATATGTGATTCCAAATGAATGGTATTGTGCTGGATGCCAGGAGTATGCTAACGGGTGCCCAAATCCTAGTCAAG GTGGGCAAACTGAGCTCCAAAAGCCATGGCATGGTTGTGATAAGATGAAGGAAAGGGAAACTGCGAACATGCACCTCAGTCACAACAATGTGGCACATCAAATTAATCCCAGATCTTCAAATAAATTTGGAAATGCTAAGGTGAAATTCATTTCTTCAGAAGAAGTGGCATTATTGAATAGAGGGAGGCCACCATATGTTAGGTCAAGATTTGCTGTGTGCCCAAGTAAAGGTCATCCGTCATCACCTCCAAATACAAAACATTCGCCCAATTTGAAGTGCATATCCCCCAGCAGGAGTGACACACAAGTGCAAGCCCTGAAACGATGTGCTGCTGCAAGTCATGATCAAACAAAAATTGAGGATAGGTCATATTTTGCTAAGTGCCAAAGGAAGATTCATCCTGCATCTCCTCCAAGTGTGAAGCAGCCATCCAGTATGAAGTCAATATCCCCCAGTAGGAGTGATATGCAATTCCAAACCCTGAAACAATGTGCTGCTGCAAGTCGTGATCCAGCAAAGATTGAGGGCAGGCCAGATTTTGCTATGCGGCGAAGTCAAGTTCATCCTGCGTCTCCTCCACATGTGACATTATCTGCTTCAG TAGGCAGTGATACTGGAAGCAAATCTGAAGCGGAGTCTCTGAACCAGAATAGAGGTGTGATACTCTCCATCAATCCAAGTATGGAGTATACAAGACGCCCACCACCTGCAATTTGTTGGAT GGGATGCTTTCATGTCTCTGATGTTGGCATAAATCTTAACCTTGGTAGGTTCAAAGCTCAGTTTCCATCAAAAGTGTCATCCAAAGTTTATGATATTGTGAAGATGATACCCAGTAATCTAGAGTTGGAGTTATTACCTCGAATGAATGACTGGCCAAAGTCTTTTGAGGCTTGTCGTCCAGTTTATGAAGACATCGGTTTGTTCTTCTTTCCTAATGAACCTGATGG GCGTAAAAAGCACTCTTATCTTTTCGAAGAATCCAATAATTATGTTCTAAGGGCACGTATTAATGGCATAAAGTTGTTGATATATTCGTCAGAAGTGCTTCCGCATGACTCTCAAT GGATAGATGGTGAGTGCTACTTATGGGGAGTTTTTGTGAGGTTGGAGGGAAAGAGCGTACCTCGGCAATTTGGTCCAACCACTACATGA
- the LOC101753925 gene encoding uncharacterized protein LOC101753925 isoform X2 produces the protein MDAVVCGTCGSGSSPHLIVNCAGCNASEHRYCMKVLTYVIPNEWYCAGCQEYANGCPNPSQGGQTELQKPWHGCDKMKERETANMHLSHNNVAHQINPRSSNKFGNAKVKFISSEEVALLNRGRPPYVRSRFAVCPSKGHPSSPPNTKHSPNLKCISPSRSDTQVQALKRCAAASHDQTKIEDRSYFAKCQRKIHPASPPSVKQPSSMKSISPSRSDMQFQTLKQCAAASRDPAKIEGRPDFAMRRSQVHPASPPHVTLSASGSDTGSKSEAESLNQNRGVILSINPSMEYTRRPPPAICWMGCFHVSDVGINLNLGRFKAQFPSKVSSKVYDIVKMIPSNLELELLPRMNDWPKSFEACRPVYEDIGLFFFPNEPDGRKKHSYLFEESNNYVLRARINGIKLLIYSSEVLPHDSQWIDGECYLWGVFVRLEGKSVPRQFGPTTT, from the exons ATG GATGCCGTGGTGTGTGGGACATGTGGCAGTGGTAGCAGCCCTCATCTGATTGTAAACTGTGCTGGGTGCAATGCTTCTGAGCACCG TTATTGTATGAAGGTGTTGACATATGTGATTCCAAATGAATGGTATTGTGCTGGATGCCAGGAGTATGCTAACGGGTGCCCAAATCCTAGTCAAG GTGGGCAAACTGAGCTCCAAAAGCCATGGCATGGTTGTGATAAGATGAAGGAAAGGGAAACTGCGAACATGCACCTCAGTCACAACAATGTGGCACATCAAATTAATCCCAGATCTTCAAATAAATTTGGAAATGCTAAGGTGAAATTCATTTCTTCAGAAGAAGTGGCATTATTGAATAGAGGGAGGCCACCATATGTTAGGTCAAGATTTGCTGTGTGCCCAAGTAAAGGTCATCCGTCATCACCTCCAAATACAAAACATTCGCCCAATTTGAAGTGCATATCCCCCAGCAGGAGTGACACACAAGTGCAAGCCCTGAAACGATGTGCTGCTGCAAGTCATGATCAAACAAAAATTGAGGATAGGTCATATTTTGCTAAGTGCCAAAGGAAGATTCATCCTGCATCTCCTCCAAGTGTGAAGCAGCCATCCAGTATGAAGTCAATATCCCCCAGTAGGAGTGATATGCAATTCCAAACCCTGAAACAATGTGCTGCTGCAAGTCGTGATCCAGCAAAGATTGAGGGCAGGCCAGATTTTGCTATGCGGCGAAGTCAAGTTCATCCTGCGTCTCCTCCACATGTGACATTATCTGCTTCAG GCAGTGATACTGGAAGCAAATCTGAAGCGGAGTCTCTGAACCAGAATAGAGGTGTGATACTCTCCATCAATCCAAGTATGGAGTATACAAGACGCCCACCACCTGCAATTTGTTGGAT GGGATGCTTTCATGTCTCTGATGTTGGCATAAATCTTAACCTTGGTAGGTTCAAAGCTCAGTTTCCATCAAAAGTGTCATCCAAAGTTTATGATATTGTGAAGATGATACCCAGTAATCTAGAGTTGGAGTTATTACCTCGAATGAATGACTGGCCAAAGTCTTTTGAGGCTTGTCGTCCAGTTTATGAAGACATCGGTTTGTTCTTCTTTCCTAATGAACCTGATGG GCGTAAAAAGCACTCTTATCTTTTCGAAGAATCCAATAATTATGTTCTAAGGGCACGTATTAATGGCATAAAGTTGTTGATATATTCGTCAGAAGTGCTTCCGCATGACTCTCAAT GGATAGATGGTGAGTGCTACTTATGGGGAGTTTTTGTGAGGTTGGAGGGAAAGAGCGTACCTCGGCAATTTGGTCCAACCACTACATGA